A single Tenacibaculum sp. Bg11-29 DNA region contains:
- a CDS encoding WG repeat-containing protein, translated as MLRYIIKKKGKHGFIDQDGQEVIKPIFEIVSEFNEGLAWAVTEKNGKWFSGFINETGDWVIEPTFSGYGWSMNETSLFSEGLAPIQADNRKMMFINISGDPVTDPIFDKAYHFSENRALVSINGLFGYIDELGHQVINCEYGVNSAFAQNSRFSQGLAAVRFSRGQEGLKSDNNFGYINKIGDIVFEPENYHANAFSEGFAMVNDGYDYYFINLKGEIPFERLSQTATSFSENLANVYDHDTECYGYINTKGDWVIQPKFASTFRFTEGLAVAKRAGMKSSGYINKTGEIVISEKFKIALPFKNGLAYVKDKKREGYINKLGEFIWKSK; from the coding sequence ATGCTTAGATATATTATCAAAAAAAAAGGAAAACATGGCTTTATTGACCAAGATGGACAAGAAGTAATTAAACCCATATTTGAAATAGTGTCAGAGTTTAATGAAGGACTTGCTTGGGCTGTAACTGAAAAAAACGGAAAATGGTTTTCAGGATTTATAAATGAAACAGGAGATTGGGTAATTGAACCTACATTTTCTGGTTATGGTTGGTCTATGAACGAAACAAGCCTTTTTTCAGAAGGATTGGCACCTATACAAGCAGATAACAGAAAAATGATGTTTATTAATATATCAGGAGATCCAGTTACTGACCCAATATTTGATAAGGCGTATCATTTCTCTGAAAATCGAGCATTGGTTTCTATAAATGGATTATTCGGCTATATAGATGAATTAGGTCATCAAGTTATTAATTGTGAATATGGTGTGAATTCAGCTTTTGCACAAAACAGTAGATTTTCACAAGGACTTGCTGCTGTTCGCTTTAGCAGAGGTCAAGAAGGATTGAAAAGTGACAATAATTTTGGGTATATAAACAAAATCGGAGATATCGTTTTTGAACCTGAAAACTATCACGCTAATGCCTTTTCAGAAGGCTTCGCCATGGTTAATGATGGCTATGATTACTACTTTATAAATTTGAAAGGAGAGATTCCTTTTGAAAGACTATCTCAAACAGCAACAAGTTTTTCGGAAAATCTTGCCAATGTTTATGATCATGACACGGAATGCTATGGTTATATAAACACAAAAGGCGACTGGGTTATTCAACCTAAATTTGCATCCACGTTCAGGTTTACGGAAGGCTTGGCCGTTGCTAAAAGAGCAGGCATGAAAAGTAGCGGCTATATAAACAAAACTGGGGAAATAGTGATTTCTGAAAAGTTTAAAATTGCACTACCTTTTAAAAATGGACTTGCTTATGTTAAGGATAAGAAACGAGAAGGTTATATCAATAAATTAGGAGAATTCATTTGGAAATCAAAGTAA
- a CDS encoding IS110 family transposase, with protein MNKYKEIFGVDISKDVFDVYGSKSGHNQFKNDASGFKILLKNLPKKSLVVMEATGYYHYRLAQFLYKQNIIVSVVNPLSVKRFIQMKLAKVKTDKSDAKAICEYGQINDVPLYNALTDVQSECLQLFRLMDSCIKKRTATKNKIHGEEVLGIPSKYVYRSLKRIKKYLDKEILGIEKKLLSLVKQEQQVQLSLLTSIPGIGLKTALFMIVITDGFTKFENSKQRCSYVGITPTIRESASSVRGKSRISKVGNRKLRNLLFLCSFNACKHNKACKDIYERIVNKGKSKKLALIAVSNKLIKQSFAIAKSGLPYDETYVSVLP; from the coding sequence ATGAATAAATATAAGGAAATTTTTGGAGTTGACATTAGCAAAGATGTATTTGATGTTTATGGAAGTAAAAGTGGTCATAATCAATTTAAAAATGATGCATCTGGATTTAAGATTTTGCTAAAAAACCTTCCTAAAAAATCATTAGTTGTAATGGAAGCTACAGGTTATTATCATTATCGATTAGCTCAATTTTTATACAAACAAAACATTATTGTTTCAGTAGTAAATCCTTTATCAGTAAAGCGTTTTATTCAAATGAAATTAGCGAAAGTAAAAACAGATAAGAGTGATGCAAAAGCCATTTGTGAATATGGTCAAATAAACGATGTTCCGCTATACAATGCACTAACGGATGTTCAAAGTGAATGCTTACAATTGTTTCGTTTAATGGATAGTTGTATAAAGAAACGTACAGCAACAAAGAATAAAATACATGGAGAAGAAGTTTTAGGAATTCCTTCTAAATATGTATATCGTAGTTTAAAACGAATAAAAAAGTATTTAGATAAAGAGATTTTAGGGATAGAAAAAAAACTACTATCATTAGTAAAACAAGAGCAGCAAGTACAATTAAGTCTATTGACAAGTATTCCAGGGATAGGACTTAAAACAGCCTTATTTATGATTGTAATAACCGATGGATTTACCAAGTTTGAAAACTCAAAACAACGCTGTAGTTATGTTGGTATAACGCCTACAATACGAGAGTCAGCTAGTAGTGTAAGAGGTAAAAGTAGGATAAGTAAAGTTGGTAATAGAAAGTTACGGAATCTCTTGTTTTTGTGTTCTTTTAATGCATGTAAACACAATAAAGCCTGTAAAGATATTTATGAACGCATTGTAAACAAAGGAAAGAGTAAAAAACTAGCTTTAATAGCGGTATCAAATAAGCTAATAAAACAAAGTTTTGCTATTGCAAAATCAGGATTACCTTATGATGAAACTTATGTTTCTGTATTGCCATAA
- a CDS encoding AraC family transcriptional regulator: protein MNFDNQIIFFFSALGAFNGFLLSLYFALIAKKKKFSNYFLASLLLMLSIRIIKSVFFYFNPDLSNIFIQIGLSACILIGPFLFLYLKTHYYKNKVNWKIHIISFLIGISILGIFYPYAEHRTIWSKWIVKGIYIQWLIYILLSFKFIKPINEKIKTKERLKNIDIWLLSIYFGIAFIWLAFSIGAYMSYIVGALSFSFVLYLIVLLIIFKNNKATTFFEEKEKYQNKEIEEGLLENIKNGLPKIVANELFLDPNITLQKTAKELGVPKHTLSQYLNEEQGKSFSTFINELRVEKAKEFLRTKTNFTIESIGYESGFNSKSTFFTSFKKLTGQTPSEYQKSIGLSSTL from the coding sequence GTGAATTTTGATAATCAAATAATCTTTTTCTTTAGTGCCTTGGGAGCATTTAATGGCTTTTTACTTTCGTTATATTTTGCCTTGATTGCAAAAAAGAAAAAGTTCTCAAATTACTTTTTGGCTTCGTTGCTTTTAATGCTAAGTATCCGAATTATTAAATCAGTTTTTTTCTATTTTAATCCAGACTTATCAAACATTTTTATTCAAATAGGACTTTCTGCCTGTATTTTAATTGGACCATTCTTATTTCTATATTTAAAAACTCATTATTACAAGAATAAGGTAAATTGGAAAATACATATCATATCTTTTTTGATTGGAATTTCAATCCTAGGAATTTTTTACCCTTATGCGGAACATCGAACCATATGGAGTAAATGGATTGTTAAAGGTATTTACATTCAATGGCTTATCTATATTTTACTTTCTTTTAAATTTATTAAACCCATTAATGAAAAAATCAAAACTAAAGAACGATTAAAAAACATTGACATTTGGCTGTTGAGCATCTATTTTGGCATTGCTTTTATTTGGTTAGCTTTCAGCATTGGAGCCTATATGTCTTATATCGTAGGAGCATTATCATTTTCATTTGTACTTTATCTAATTGTTTTGCTAATCATTTTCAAAAACAATAAAGCAACTACATTTTTTGAAGAAAAGGAAAAATATCAAAACAAGGAAATTGAGGAAGGATTATTGGAAAATATAAAAAACGGATTGCCAAAAATTGTAGCTAATGAATTATTTCTTGACCCAAACATAACGCTTCAGAAAACGGCAAAAGAATTGGGTGTACCAAAACATACTTTGTCGCAATACTTGAATGAAGAACAAGGAAAATCCTTTTCAACTTTTATAAACGAATTAAGGGTAGAAAAAGCTAAGGAATTTTTACGTACAAAAACGAACTTTACAATTGAGAGTATTGGCTACGAAAGCGGTTTTAACTCTAAATCGACTTTCTTTACTTCCTTTAAAAAACTTACTGGGCAAACACCTTCCGAATACCAAAAAAGTATTGGTCTCAGTTCTACTTTATAA
- a CDS encoding type 1 glutamine amidotransferase domain-containing protein: MQKLISLFLIVFLLVSCSKKEIKEKILIVTSNQHTYGNTKINASNHFAEIVLAYDEFVNAGYGVDFVSPKGGKIWVGYIDDTNATQKRYLDDEAFMSRLKTTMSPNEVNTLDYIAVYYGGGGSAMFGVPENKGIQDVSMAVYEENNGIVSAICHGSAGLAYLKTKDGKYLVEGKKVNGFPDAFERMDAEYYATFPFSIQQKLIANGGRFEYSKEGWDDFSIADGRLITGQDPTAARSVAKKIIVALKQL; encoded by the coding sequence ATGCAAAAACTTATATCACTATTTTTAATAGTTTTCCTATTGGTAAGCTGTTCAAAAAAAGAAATCAAAGAGAAGATTTTAATCGTAACCTCAAATCAACACACCTATGGAAATACCAAAATCAACGCTTCCAACCATTTTGCCGAAATTGTTCTAGCCTATGATGAATTTGTTAATGCTGGATATGGTGTCGATTTTGTAAGCCCAAAAGGCGGTAAAATTTGGGTTGGCTATATAGATGATACTAATGCAACTCAAAAAAGATACTTAGATGATGAAGCGTTTATGAGTCGCCTAAAAACTACGATGTCGCCAAATGAGGTAAACACTTTAGACTACATCGCAGTATATTACGGAGGTGGTGGTTCGGCCATGTTTGGTGTACCAGAAAATAAAGGAATTCAAGATGTTTCTATGGCAGTTTATGAAGAAAATAATGGTATCGTTTCTGCTATTTGCCATGGAAGTGCTGGATTAGCCTATTTAAAGACAAAAGATGGAAAGTACCTCGTTGAAGGAAAAAAAGTAAACGGCTTTCCAGATGCCTTTGAACGCATGGATGCAGAATACTATGCCACATTTCCATTTTCGATACAGCAAAAATTAATAGCTAATGGAGGGAGATTTGAATATTCTAAAGAAGGTTGGGATGATTTCTCAATTGCGGATGGTCGTTTAATTACAGGACAAGATCCAACGGCAGCTAGAAGCGTTGCAAAAAAAATAATTGTAGCACTTAAACAATTATAA
- a CDS encoding nuclear transport factor 2 family protein produces the protein MKKLIKILLPALVLTLFTSYSYSQRTDFSDRQAIIETTENFFIGDHTASIEHKKLSMHKKGAYRYIKRDGTYDEFIFDLDSAEADTRYKEEILSIEIYGKLALVRARLATNNGKAHYKLFTLHKADGKWKITTITWGSEIKL, from the coding sequence ATGAAAAAATTAATTAAAATATTATTACCTGCCCTAGTTTTGACACTATTTACTTCTTATTCTTACTCACAAAGAACAGACTTTTCAGACCGTCAAGCTATTATTGAAACAACAGAGAATTTTTTTATTGGCGATCACACCGCAAGTATTGAGCATAAAAAGCTTTCTATGCACAAAAAAGGTGCTTACAGGTACATAAAAAGGGACGGAACTTATGATGAGTTTATTTTTGATTTAGATTCAGCTGAAGCAGACACTAGATATAAAGAGGAAATATTGAGCATTGAAATTTACGGAAAACTTGCATTGGTTAGAGCACGATTAGCAACAAATAACGGCAAAGCCCATTACAAGTTGTTCACACTACATAAGGCTGATGGAAAATGGAAAATAACAACAATTACATGGGGTTCTGAAATTAAGCTGTAA
- a CDS encoding nuclear transport factor 2 family protein has protein sequence MKTKKNLILTIAFLAIQITNAQTDLELITTTLNDYIEGTANGNPDKLKKAFHPDFNLYTITSDSLWIRSGREYISNVKKGEKNNRIGRIISIDYEKDAAIAKAEIIIPNWRIFTDYFLLLKYKGEWKIVHKSYTWREYPKSEK, from the coding sequence ATGAAAACAAAAAAAAATCTAATTCTCACAATTGCATTTTTAGCTATACAAATAACTAATGCACAAACTGATTTAGAGTTAATTACTACAACATTAAACGATTATATAGAAGGTACAGCAAATGGTAACCCCGATAAATTAAAAAAGGCTTTTCATCCAGATTTTAATTTATACACAATAACAAGTGATAGTTTGTGGATTCGGTCAGGTAGAGAGTACATTTCTAATGTAAAAAAAGGTGAAAAAAATAATCGCATAGGACGAATCATATCTATAGACTATGAAAAAGATGCAGCCATTGCCAAAGCTGAAATAATCATTCCAAATTGGCGAATTTTTACTGATTATTTCCTTTTACTTAAATACAAAGGAGAGTGGAAAATTGTCCATAAAAGCTATACTTGGAGAGAATATCCGAAAAGCGAAAAATAA
- a CDS encoding serine hydrolase, translating to MKQTIIFLLIIFINCKPGENDKLFQKTIEKVVNEDLSNFIKSPYTAISGAVYVNRKTYQFHFGKLTDGKQATNKTIYEIASITKTYTGLILSQAVYDKRLCLDTDIRTYLDDIYSNLELNDNKPITLRHLITHTSGIPMNINCRNENTTIEDQLSCFDEFTKDKFFEVLKLTTLIDSSGKNYHYSNAGVQLIGYILENVYQMSFQELLKKYVFARSGEQDTKYKINSGMIDNIAIGKDSSGKLMPLEDGFYQYAGGLKSSTNSMLDFIKMYLTNNDPVIKESMNLLAGNTQYGRAYAWNTFDYDKTKKMLYHNGGTFGQSSWIALYPKQNIGIFLVTNVSTDNSQGDLNELSDRIIGKLID from the coding sequence ATGAAACAAACTATAATTTTTCTCTTAATTATTTTTATTAACTGTAAACCAGGTGAAAATGATAAATTATTCCAAAAAACCATTGAAAAGGTAGTGAATGAAGATCTATCCAATTTCATCAAATCACCTTATACAGCAATATCTGGGGCGGTATATGTTAATCGAAAAACATATCAATTTCATTTTGGTAAGTTAACTGATGGAAAACAAGCAACTAATAAAACCATATATGAGATAGCTTCTATTACTAAAACCTATACAGGATTAATACTTTCTCAAGCGGTTTACGATAAAAGACTATGCCTTGACACAGATATAAGAACATATTTAGACGATATATATTCTAATTTAGAGTTAAATGACAACAAGCCAATTACGTTGAGACATTTAATAACTCATACTTCAGGTATTCCAATGAATATTAATTGCAGAAATGAAAATACTACTATTGAAGATCAACTTTCTTGCTTTGATGAATTCACAAAGGACAAATTTTTTGAAGTTTTGAAACTAACCACACTTATCGACAGTTCTGGAAAGAATTATCATTACTCAAATGCTGGAGTACAATTGATAGGCTATATTTTAGAAAATGTTTACCAAATGTCATTCCAAGAACTTTTAAAAAAATATGTATTTGCTCGTTCGGGAGAGCAAGACACAAAATATAAAATTAATAGTGGTATGATTGATAATATAGCAATTGGAAAAGACAGTAGTGGTAAACTAATGCCTTTAGAAGATGGGTTTTATCAATACGCGGGAGGACTTAAATCTTCAACAAATTCAATGCTTGACTTTATTAAAATGTACTTGACCAATAATGATCCTGTTATAAAAGAGTCAATGAACCTTTTGGCAGGAAATACTCAATATGGAAGAGCCTATGCTTGGAACACTTTTGATTACGATAAAACAAAAAAAATGTTATATCATAATGGAGGAACTTTTGGACAATCCTCTTGGATTGCTTTATACCCTAAACAAAATATAGGTATTTTTTTAGTTACAAATGTTTCAACTGACAATTCTCAAGGTGACTTGAATGAATTATCAGATAGAATCATTGGCAAATTAATCGATTAA